CGGTGGCGAAGTCCAGATTGTCCGGCAGTGTCAAAGGTTCATCTTCATGCACCACCAGATATTCCGCGTAGGCACCGCTGGGAATCAGCCCCATGACCCGGTCGCCCACCTGACGATGGGTGACCTTGCTGCCCACGGCATCCACCTCGCCGGCGTATTCCAGCCCGGGCACCCGCTGGTCGAAGCCCGGGGGTGCCGGATACATGCCTTTCACCTGCAGGATATCGGCGCGATTGATACCCACCGCCCGCACTCGGATACGCACCTGATCCGGCGCCGGTTCCGGGGTATCAAAGGGGCCAAGGGCCATGGTGCCATCGTTGATCTGCCACGCTTGCATGGATAGCTCTCTCCGTTATGAGTGAATCCCCGTGCTTCCCTTGAACCCTGGAAGGGAAGAAAATGAGGGATTCTATAGGTATACTGGGTTCACCTTTCCATCTGATTTCGTCCCTGAGGTTGGGTCAACACAATAACGACAAAGTGGTCTTCGGGAGAACCCCATGTCCGAATTGCAGTATCCGTTTTCGCAACCGCCACAACCCGGCGAGCGTCTGGAAGTGGCGCCGGGGGTGTACTGGTTGTACTTCCCCATGCCGCTGGCACTGGACCACATTAACCTGTGGTTGCTGGAGGATGGGGACGGCTGGACCCTGGTCGATACCGGATTCGGTACCCGCCACACCCAGAAAATCTGGGCCGAGGCGTTCGACAACGCCCTGGAAGGCCGGCCGATCCGCCGCATCATCGTCACCCATTACCATCCGGACCATGTCGGCCAGGCCGGCTGGCTGGCGCAACGTTTCGGAGCGCCGGTGCGCATGACGCGCGGGGAGTGGGAACTGCTCAATCATTTGCATTCCGCCGAGGACGAGACCGTCCGCCAGGACGTGCGCCGCTTCATGGGGCTGCACGGTCTGCATGGGGAGCCGCTGGATGCGCTCAGCGGCCGTGGCAACGGTTTCCGAAAAGTGGTGCCGATCATGCCACCGACCCCGGAGTTCATCGCCGCCGGCGACGCTATTCAGGTTAATGGTGAAACCTGGCGGGTGTACATTGGCCGGGGGCATGCGCCGGAGCACGCCTGTCTGTTCCGCGAGCACGACCACGTGCTGATCAGCGGCGATCAGGTGCTGCCGCGTATTTCCAGTAACCTTACCGTGCACGCGCGCGACCCGGATGATGACCCGGTCAGCGCTTTCGTCGATTCATTGACGGCGATTAAAAACGCACTGCCGGAAGACAGTCTGGTATTGCCGGCCCACGGCCTGGCTTTCCATGGTCTGCACGCTCGCATTGATGCTTTGGTCAAGCACCATGACGAACAGTTGAGCGTGGCCGAGGAAGCCTGCGAGAAAGTGCCGATGACCGCTTACGATCTGCTGCCGCTGCTGTTTAACCGCAAGCTCGACAACAATCAGATGATGTTCGCCATGGGGGAGAGCATCGCGCACCTCAACTGCCTGCACGCCCACGGCCGCGCCACGCGCGCCGACCGCCAGGGGCGGCGTTACTACGCCGCCTGATGGGCTGGGCTGGCTACGCCACTGTAGGAGCCAGCCCTGCTGGCGAATGGAGCTTCTCCGGCGAAGGAATTCGCTTGCAGGGCAAGCTCCTACAGCGGCTCCGTCGTCTTTTTGGGGGAAGCTTGCAGGGCAGTGACCTAACCCGCCATCCACGGATTCAGTAAAGACACCCCCAAGGGTTCGAAATCCTTGATATTGCGCGTGGCCAGTACAGCGCCGTGCCGCTCGCAGATGGCGGCGATCTGAACGTCGGCCATGTGCACGGGCCGGCCGCGTTTTTCGCAGGCCGCCAGTTTTTCCGCGTAGTGGGCGGCGGCCGGGGCGTCGAAAGGCAGCACGCGGCCGGCGAACTCCTCGTTGAACAAATCTACGGACAGGTCCGTGAGCTGGCGCTTGCGTCGCCCGGCGGGCAAGCGGCGGACGCCATGCAGTATTTCCGCCACGGTGATGCTGGTAACCGCCACATCCCGGCCGGGCTGGCGGTCCAGCCACGCCACTACCCGGGGGTCGGGCGCCGGCCGCATCAAGTCCGACAGCACATTGGTGTCCAGGACAATCATTGATCCAGACCAGGATCGCGGGGCGCGTCCCGGCGCCGTTCGAACTCCGGCGGTTCGGCATCATAGGCGGCAAAGCGCTCGCGGATGCGGGTGCCAAGACCGGTATCCGAACCCGGCTCCAGGGCACGATGCAGGATCTGCCTTACCTCTTCCTCCATGGAATGGCCGTGTTCAGCGGCGCTCAAGCGCAGCCGGGCTTTCAATTCGTCATCGAGGTTGCGGATGGTAATGGAGGCCATGAGGGTTCTCCGGATGCTTTCATTGATATCAATGAAAGCATAACACGCCAGACGGTAATAACAATGGGTCCGACGTCCGGCTCAAACTTTCTATTCCATATCCTGAATGCTATTCATCGATAGCATTTTCCCTAAGATTGCGGGGAAACAGCGAGCGTTCCAGGAAGTGGGCGGTGTCGCGGATGGCGTCGCCGGCCCGGGCCAGGCCGCGAGCGTCGTGCTGGGCGGTGATGCCGATGCCGGAGATGGCGAAACGTGGCTGATTGTGGTGATCGCTGAGAACGCTGGCCACCATGCTGATGCCGCGGTACAGACAGTTGTCGTCCAGCGCCCAGCCCCGTTCCTGTGCTTCCTTAACGCCGTGCTGATACTCCTCGAAGCTGGGCGGATTCTCCCAGCGCAGTCGGGCGAAGCGGCGCCGCAGCTCCGCGTCGGGCAGGTCGCGTACCCCGGCGATGGCGCGGCCGCAGGCGCCGATCAACTCCGGCAGGCGGCTGTCCAGCCGCACATCCACATGGGCCACATTGGGGATGCCGCGGGCGATGACGCTGACATGATTATCGTGGGTGATGCGCCACAGTACGATCAGGATATCCAGATTCAGGGCCAGCCGTTCCAGCTCCGGCTGGATCAGGTCGGCATAGCTTTGACCGATCAGATTAACGGTCAGCTCGGACAGGCCAATGCCCAGCTGATAGGTCTTGCTGCTTTCGTCGAAACGCACGAAGCCCTCGTTATTGAGGGTGCGCAGAATGTTGAAGGCGCTGCTCGGGCTGACGCCGGTGGCGCGGGCGATGGCGGCCACGCCCTCCGGCGCCTGCTGGTGGGCGAGGTGGCGTAAAAGCTGGATCGCGTTCACCACGGCGCCCACGTCCTTGGTACTGCCATTTCGGCTGCCGCCGTTCCGGTTGCTGGAGTCGGTACGTTCGTCTTTTGGGGATGTCATGGATTTGTATTCACAATAAGGATTGACATTCAGGATAGTGAATTTACCATAAACCGCAATTCCGGCCCGGGCAATGACCCGGCGCCGTTCTCGAAACCACGGTACAGAACAACAAAAGTGGGAGAGCAGAGTGATGCGCATGCCCCCGGTGGCCCGTCCCGGCCACGTCGTCACTATACCGTTTGTCCCGGCGCCGGTCCCGGCCCGGATAACCCGCTCTCGTACCGCTGTCGCCAAGATCGTTGTACTCCGTTTCCCATGCGCTCACCTGGGAAGATCCCCCCGCCCCGGCGGCGTTGTCGCCGGTGGCGACGGGGTGGGCGTCCCGAGTCAGCCCGTAAATAAGAACAGTCAGAAATAGCAGGATCAGAAAGGAGCTTGCGGTGATGCAAGACGACACCCACGCGAACGGCACCACCAACGGCCGGTTCGCTTCGCTAACGCCACTGCTGCAGCCACGCTCCGTGGCGGTGGTGGGGGCATCCGCCGACGCCACCCGTATCGGTGGCCGGCCAGTAAGCTACATGCTGCGCGGTGAGTTCCAGGGCCGGGTGATGCCGGTGAACCCGAAACGCAGCGAGATTCAGGGGCTGCCGGCCTACGCCAGCATCGATGATCTGCCGGAAGCACCGGACGCCTCGGTGGTGGCGGTGCCGGCCGCCCAGGTGGTGGACACCGTGGATGCCCTGGGCCGCAGGGGCGGACGCAGCGCCATTATTTTCTCTTCCGGTTTCAGTGAAGTGGGCGCGCAGGGCGAAGCGCTACAGCAGCAACTGCTGGTCACCGCGCGCCGCCACGGCATGCGCTTGCTCGGCCCCAATACCGCCGGCGCCTTCAACAGCACCATCGGCTTCTTTGGCAGTTTCATGTCCGGCCTGGAACGCGGTTTTCCGCTGCCGGGCCGCATCGGTATCGCCTCCCAGTCCGGCGCCTACGGCGCTCACCTGCTGGGGCTGGCACGGGCGCGCGGGCTGGGCACACCAATCTGCGCCGCCACCGGCAACGAATGTGATGTCACCTTGGGCGAAGCCATTGGCTGGATGGTGGAGAACCCGGACATCGACGTGGTGATGGCCTACGCCGAAGCGGTGCGCGACGTGGAGTCGTTCACCGCCGCGCTGGAAGCCGCGCACGCCGCGCGCAAGCCGGTGATTCTGCAGAAAGTGGGCCGCAGCGCCCTGGGCCAGAAAGCCGCCCTGTCCCACACCGCCGCCCTGGCCGGTGACGACCGGGTATTCGACGCGATGCTGGCGGACTACGCGGTAATCCGCGTGGAGAGCAGCGCCGAGCTGCTGGACGTGGCCTATACCGCCACCCGCCGCATTTACCCGGCCAACAATTCCCTCGGCATGCTCACCATCAGCGGTGGCGCCGGCATCATCGTCAGCGACCTGGCCGAGCAGCTGGACGTGCCGATGCCGCCCATGCCGGAACCGGCCCAGGCCGACCTGAAAACCGCGGTGCCGTTCTGTTCCCCGATCAATCCAGTGGACTGCACCGCCCAGGTGCTCAACGACCTGACCCTGGCCGGTACCTTCGGTGAGCGCATGGTGTCCGACGGCGGTTATGCCTCGGTGCTGGCGTTCTTCAGCCAGGCCGGCACGGTGCCATCGGTGGCGCCGAAACTGTGCGCGGAGTTGAAAAAAGTAAAGGACGCCCATCCGGATCGCCTGTTCGTGATGTCGCTGATCGGCGAGCCGGAGCAGAACCAGCCCTATGAAGAGGCCGGCTTCGTATTGATGGAAGACCCCACCGACGCGGTGAAAGTAATCAAGGCCATGGGACAGTTGGGCGACGCCTTCGCCCGGCCTTTGCCACAGCGGGAAGCGGTGCCACCGGTAACCTTGCCGGAAGCCACGCCCGGCGAAGCCGAAGCCAAACAATTGCTGGCCGCGCACGGTATTCCCGCGGTGCCGGAAAAAGTGCTCGGCAGCGCCGGGGAGGCCGCCGCCTACGCCGAACAAATCGGCTTCCCGGTGGTGATGAAAATCGCCTCCGCCGACATCGTGCACAAATCCGAAATCGGTGGCGTGCTGTTGAACGTTGCCGACGCGGACTCCGTGCGCGAAGGCTTCCAGACCCTGTTGGACAACGCCGAACGTCACGCCCCGGAGGCGAAACTGGACGGTGTGCTGGTGGCCCGGCAGATCGTCGGCGGCGTGGAATGCTTCATGGGCATCCAGCGCGACCCGCAGTTCGGGCCGGTGGCGGTGTTCGGTCTCGGCGGCATCTTTGTCGAAGTGCTCAAGGACGTGGTGTTCCAGCGTTGTCCGTTTGACCGAGAGGAAGCTCGCCGTCTGATTCTGTCGATCAAGGGCGCGCCGCTGCTGCAAGGCGCTCGCGGCCGTGCGCCGGTGGATCTGGACGCGTTGTCGGCAATGCTCGCCAATTTGTCCCGCTTCGCCGTCGGCGCCGGTGAGCGCCTGGACTCCATCGATATCAATCCGGTTTTCGCCATGCCCGAAGGGCAGGGTGCCTTCGCCGCCGACGCGCTGATCCAGCTAAAAACAGACCAGCTAAAAACAGACCAATTGAACGAACAAAAGTGAGAGCGGCATGGCTATCGATCCGCAACATTTGCTCAATTACCCCATTCCCCAGGTACGTCAAACACTGACCGAAAAGGACACCGCGTTTTATGCCCTGTCGGTGGGCCTCGGTATGGACTCCCTGGACGAAAAACAACTGCGCTTCGTCGATTCCGCCCGGGATTTCCGTGCGCTGCCCAGCATCGCGGTGGTGCTGGGACATCCCGGTTTCTGGGTGGCGCGTGATGATACCGGCATCGATGCGGTGCGCGTGGTGCACGGTGAACAGCGCATTGAGTGGCACAAGCCGCTGCCGGTGGCGGGCGAAGTGGTGGGCGAAACCCGCGTCACCGGTGTGGTGGACAAGGGCAACAACGCGCTGATGTACAGCGAAAAGGAACTGCGCGACGGTAACGGCGAGTTGTTGGCTACCGCCGGCATGACCACGGTGCTGCGCGGGCAGGGCGGGTTCGGTGGCGACAGCGAACCGTTGCACGCGGTACACACCCTGCCGGACAGCGAGCCGGACATCAGCGTGGATCTGCCCACCCGTGCCGAGCAGGCGCTGTACTACCGTCTCAACGGCGACGACAACCCGCTGCACTCCAATCCCGCCACCGCCGAGGCCGCCGGTTATCCGCGTCCGATCCTGCACGGCCTGTGCACCCTCGGTGTGGTCTTCCATGCGTTGTTCCGTGAGCTGGTGGATTACCAGGAAGACCGTTTGAAGGCCTTGTCGCTGCGTTTTTCCTCGCCGGTCTTTCCCGGCGAGACCATCCGTACCGAAATCTGGCGCGACGGTTCCTTCCGTGCCCGGGTGGTGGAGCGTGACGTGGTGGTGGTGAACAACGGCAAGCTGGATTTTGTTTGATGTCGCTACAAGGTCTCTGTAGGAGCCAGCCCTGCTGGCGAACCAGTGCCCTCCGCCGTTGGGGCATTCGCTTGCAGGGCAAGCTCCTACAGCAGCTTCGTAGCGCAATCTGTAGGAGCTAGCCTTGCTGGCGAATTTTTTGGCTTTGTGCCCTCTTCACCAGCAGGCGGAGGGCCGCTCCGGCTAGCTCCTACAGCAGCTTCGCAGGAAGCGGCTTTAGCCGCGAAATAAATTCGGGAGAGAACAATGACCATCGAATGGACCCAAGAGGATCTCGAGGCGCGGGAAGAACAGGTGCGGATGATCCGCGACAGCGCGGTGACGCTGGTGTCCCGCCATGGCGCGCTGGAGCGGGCCCGTAAAACTCGCTACAGCGACCTTGGCCTGGCCCCCGCGATCTGGCGGGAATTCTGTGAAATGGGCTGGACCGGCCTGCGTGTGCCGGAAGAAAAAGGCGGTGCCGGCCTTGGCATGCTGGAATACGTGGCGCTGCTGGAGGAACTCGGCAAAGGGCTGGTGCCGGAGCCGTTGATCGAAGGCGCGCTCACCGCCGCGCTGTTGCCGCAAGCCGCCGCCACCGCGCATATCCAGGGCGAGCAGCTGATTCTGCCGGCGGGAATCGGGGGCGTCGATCAGCCGCCGGTGTGCCGTGACAACGCACTGGATGGCGAGGTGCGCCGGGTGTCCCTGGCCAGCGCCGCCGATGCCTTCCTGGTGGCCTGTGACCAGGGGCTGGCGCTGGTGGACAAGGACGCCGCCGGGCTGACCCTGGAACGTCAGTTGCAGCAGGACGGCTCCCATGTCGCCACCTTGAAGTTCAATAACACGCCGGTGCGGGAATTGGTGAGCAACGCCGATGTGGACGCCGCGCTGGAAGACGCCACCCTGGGGTGTGCCGCCTACCTGTTGGGGGTGATGCAGGCGGCGTTCGATGAAACCCTGTCCTATCTGAAAATCCGCCGTCAGTTCGGTAAGGAAATCGGCGGTTTCCAGGCCCTGCAGCATCGCGCCGTGGACCTGAAAATCCAGATCGAACTGACTCGTGCCATGGTCACCAGCGCCGCCCGCGCCATCGACCAGGAATTTCCCATTGAGCGCATCCGCCGCGCCGTGTCCACCGCCCGG
This sequence is a window from Alloalcanivorax dieselolei B5. Protein-coding genes within it:
- a CDS encoding IclR family transcriptional regulator, encoding MTSPKDERTDSSNRNGGSRNGSTKDVGAVVNAIQLLRHLAHQQAPEGVAAIARATGVSPSSAFNILRTLNNEGFVRFDESSKTYQLGIGLSELTVNLIGQSYADLIQPELERLALNLDILIVLWRITHDNHVSVIARGIPNVAHVDVRLDSRLPELIGACGRAIAGVRDLPDAELRRRFARLRWENPPSFEEYQHGVKEAQERGWALDDNCLYRGISMVASVLSDHHNQPRFAISGIGITAQHDARGLARAGDAIRDTAHFLERSLFPRNLRENAIDE
- a CDS encoding MaoC/PaaZ C-terminal domain-containing protein; translated protein: MAIDPQHLLNYPIPQVRQTLTEKDTAFYALSVGLGMDSLDEKQLRFVDSARDFRALPSIAVVLGHPGFWVARDDTGIDAVRVVHGEQRIEWHKPLPVAGEVVGETRVTGVVDKGNNALMYSEKELRDGNGELLATAGMTTVLRGQGGFGGDSEPLHAVHTLPDSEPDISVDLPTRAEQALYYRLNGDDNPLHSNPATAEAAGYPRPILHGLCTLGVVFHALFRELVDYQEDRLKALSLRFSSPVFPGETIRTEIWRDGSFRARVVERDVVVVNNGKLDFV
- a CDS encoding acetate--CoA ligase family protein → MQDDTHANGTTNGRFASLTPLLQPRSVAVVGASADATRIGGRPVSYMLRGEFQGRVMPVNPKRSEIQGLPAYASIDDLPEAPDASVVAVPAAQVVDTVDALGRRGGRSAIIFSSGFSEVGAQGEALQQQLLVTARRHGMRLLGPNTAGAFNSTIGFFGSFMSGLERGFPLPGRIGIASQSGAYGAHLLGLARARGLGTPICAATGNECDVTLGEAIGWMVENPDIDVVMAYAEAVRDVESFTAALEAAHAARKPVILQKVGRSALGQKAALSHTAALAGDDRVFDAMLADYAVIRVESSAELLDVAYTATRRIYPANNSLGMLTISGGAGIIVSDLAEQLDVPMPPMPEPAQADLKTAVPFCSPINPVDCTAQVLNDLTLAGTFGERMVSDGGYASVLAFFSQAGTVPSVAPKLCAELKKVKDAHPDRLFVMSLIGEPEQNQPYEEAGFVLMEDPTDAVKVIKAMGQLGDAFARPLPQREAVPPVTLPEATPGEAEAKQLLAAHGIPAVPEKVLGSAGEAAAYAEQIGFPVVMKIASADIVHKSEIGGVLLNVADADSVREGFQTLLDNAERHAPEAKLDGVLVARQIVGGVECFMGIQRDPQFGPVAVFGLGGIFVEVLKDVVFQRCPFDREEARRLILSIKGAPLLQGARGRAPVDLDALSAMLANLSRFAVGAGERLDSIDINPVFAMPEGQGAFAADALIQLKTDQLKTDQLNEQK
- a CDS encoding FitA-like ribbon-helix-helix domain-containing protein; translated protein: MASITIRNLDDELKARLRLSAAEHGHSMEEEVRQILHRALEPGSDTGLGTRIRERFAAYDAEPPEFERRRDAPRDPGLDQ
- a CDS encoding acyl-CoA dehydrogenase family protein, translating into MTIEWTQEDLEAREEQVRMIRDSAVTLVSRHGALERARKTRYSDLGLAPAIWREFCEMGWTGLRVPEEKGGAGLGMLEYVALLEELGKGLVPEPLIEGALTAALLPQAAATAHIQGEQLILPAGIGGVDQPPVCRDNALDGEVRRVSLASAADAFLVACDQGLALVDKDAAGLTLERQLQQDGSHVATLKFNNTPVRELVSNADVDAALEDATLGCAAYLLGVMQAAFDETLSYLKIRRQFGKEIGGFQALQHRAVDLKIQIELTRAMVTSAARAIDQEFPIERIRRAVSTARVKASTAAMLVTREAVQFHGGIGYTDEADIGLFPRKVLVLLNRFGGVDGHKRRFMSLIDEEDA
- a CDS encoding MBL fold metallo-hydrolase: MSELQYPFSQPPQPGERLEVAPGVYWLYFPMPLALDHINLWLLEDGDGWTLVDTGFGTRHTQKIWAEAFDNALEGRPIRRIIVTHYHPDHVGQAGWLAQRFGAPVRMTRGEWELLNHLHSAEDETVRQDVRRFMGLHGLHGEPLDALSGRGNGFRKVVPIMPPTPEFIAAGDAIQVNGETWRVYIGRGHAPEHACLFREHDHVLISGDQVLPRISSNLTVHARDPDDDPVSAFVDSLTAIKNALPEDSLVLPAHGLAFHGLHARIDALVKHHDEQLSVAEEACEKVPMTAYDLLPLLFNRKLDNNQMMFAMGESIAHLNCLHAHGRATRADRQGRRYYAA
- a CDS encoding type II toxin-antitoxin system VapC family toxin, coding for MIVLDTNVLSDLMRPAPDPRVVAWLDRQPGRDVAVTSITVAEILHGVRRLPAGRRKRQLTDLSVDLFNEEFAGRVLPFDAPAAAHYAEKLAACEKRGRPVHMADVQIAAICERHGAVLATRNIKDFEPLGVSLLNPWMAG